Proteins encoded in a region of the Haloarcula litorea genome:
- a CDS encoding winged helix-turn-helix transcriptional regulator, whose protein sequence is MRIGETEWNGIWEVLGCKWTFHIIRLLAQEDAQFNHIKHAIEGLPASTLSTRLKALQREGVVTRDVDETASPPTVTYSLTEKGIELAEIIAQIEELESRYS, encoded by the coding sequence ATGCGAATCGGGGAAACAGAGTGGAACGGGATCTGGGAAGTACTAGGCTGTAAATGGACGTTTCACATCATCCGATTACTGGCCCAGGAAGACGCCCAGTTCAACCACATCAAGCACGCAATCGAAGGGTTGCCAGCGAGTACTCTCTCAACCCGGCTGAAAGCACTCCAGCGTGAAGGAGTCGTCACCCGCGATGTCGACGAAACTGCATCGCCACCGACGGTGACGTACTCGCTGACCGAGAAGGGAATCGAACTTGCAGAGATTATCGCTCAGATCGAAGAACTCGAATCACGGTACTCGTAG
- a CDS encoding DUF7351 domain-containing protein, giving the protein MNRLEAMELARESDHCLRPAEAFSLIGNEIRIAILEALWHTDEQPIDFTTLYERSDANDSATFNYHLGQLRGHFVRKTDEGYELRTAGESVVRAAVEGSFNAHPDLEPIETGDDCTQCGNPLVGTYSDEQLAIGCPACGRTHGQYSFPPGGLIGRDDEETLSAFDQRVRHLHSLARDGVCPECSGQMQTEIVRGGDCCLDADLRAEYTCRQCHHDLCSTIGIALLDQSPVVSFYRDHGIDLATTPYWRLNWCVSDDCTIVESTDPWRIDLSLTENGDTLTVTLDESLSIVATNRAGSTPSVADC; this is encoded by the coding sequence ATGAACAGGCTGGAGGCGATGGAACTCGCCCGGGAATCGGACCACTGTCTGAGACCTGCCGAGGCGTTTTCGCTAATCGGTAACGAAATACGGATAGCGATTCTGGAGGCGCTCTGGCACACCGACGAGCAGCCGATCGATTTCACCACACTCTACGAGAGATCTGATGCGAACGACAGTGCGACGTTCAATTACCATCTGGGTCAGCTGAGGGGCCACTTCGTTCGGAAGACAGACGAGGGGTATGAACTCCGAACAGCCGGGGAGAGTGTCGTGCGGGCAGCCGTCGAGGGGTCGTTTAATGCCCATCCTGATCTCGAACCAATCGAGACGGGTGACGACTGTACACAGTGTGGAAATCCGCTTGTCGGGACCTACAGTGACGAACAACTCGCAATCGGGTGTCCGGCATGTGGCCGCACGCACGGACAATACTCGTTTCCACCGGGCGGACTGATCGGTCGCGACGACGAGGAGACCCTCTCTGCGTTCGACCAGCGAGTTCGACATCTCCACAGTCTCGCCAGAGACGGTGTCTGTCCGGAGTGTAGTGGCCAGATGCAGACTGAAATCGTCCGCGGTGGAGACTGCTGTCTGGATGCGGACCTCAGGGCCGAGTACACGTGCCGTCAGTGCCATCACGACTTGTGTTCGACCATCGGCATCGCTCTGCTTGACCAGTCTCCAGTCGTCTCATTCTATCGTGACCACGGGATCGACCTCGCCACCACACCGTACTGGCGATTGAACTGGTGCGTGAGCGACGACTGTACAATCGTGGAATCGACCGACCCCTGGCGAATTGATCTCTCGCTTACCGAAAATGGTGATACGCTCACCGTAACCCTCGACGAAAGCCTCTCGATCGTTGCTACGAACAGAGCAGGCAGTACTCCATCGGTGGCTGACTGCTGA